One genomic window of Daphnia pulex isolate KAP4 chromosome 10, ASM2113471v1 includes the following:
- the LOC124204212 gene encoding leukocyte elastase inhibitor-like, producing the protein MASISKTPITIADQAKAVAALQNFSVSLFQAVGKHHSPTENVFISPFSVAAVLSMVGVGARGNTAVQLKKSMGLTNYVAENGNSDSVIGSLIQSIKGDENFSFEAANQLYVAEKYQLTDNFKQNLNDNYGAAGQSVDFAVDASRKKINEWVEEFTQHKIKDLLPEGSVNSLSKLVLVNAVYFKGNWMRKFDSSLTAVQPFYLGSKDKQKNVNMMHIDAEFHTGYIESLDARLLELPYRGWVFSMFIVLPNKIDGLPELELKMHEASLDDSNVEMRSAKLHVAIPKFKLDADIKLKDILIKMGIADLFDANAADFSGISGEKDLFVSSIFHKSFIDVNEEGSEANAATGYVYETYGIPSDPPAPFIADHPFYYFIRDNVTKLILFSGRLAQPPRI; encoded by the exons ATGGCTTCAATTTCCAAAACTCCAATTACGATAGCTGATCAGGCAAAAGCTGTAGCTGCACTTCAgaacttttctgtttctttgtTCCAG GCAGTTGGAAAGCATCATAGCccaacagaaaatgttttcatttctccttTTAGCGTTGCTGCAGTTTTAAGTATGGTAGGTGTTGGTGCCAGAGGCAATACAGCTGTACAACTAAAGAAATCAATGGGCCTTACAAACTATGTAGCTGAAAATGGGAATAGTGATAGTGTGATTGGAAGCCTTATTCAAAGCATCAAG GgtgatgaaaatttttctttcgaagccGCTAATCAGCTTTACGTTGCCGAAAAGTATCAGCTCACTGATAACTTTAAACAAAACTTGAATGACAATTATGGAGCCGCTGGGCAATCCGTTGATTTTGCCGTAGATGCTTCAcgcaaaaaaatcaatgagtGGGTGGAAGAATTCACCCAGCACAAAATTAAAGATCTTCTCCCTGAAG GATCGGTGAATTCTTTATCCAAATTGGTGTTGGTCAATGCCGTATATTTTAAGGGAAATTGGATGCGAAAATTCGACTCGTCGCTTACCGCAGTACAACCTTTCTATTTAGGATccaaagacaaacaaaagaatgttaATATGATGCATATTGATGCGGAATTTCATACTGGATACATCGAGAGCCTGGACGCTCGACTTTTGGAGCTGCCCTATAGG GGTTGGGTTTTTAGCATGTTCATCGTACTTCCCAACAAAATTGATGGGTTGCCTGAATTGGAATTGAAAATGCACGAGGCTTCTCTGGACGACTCCAATGTAGAAATGCGTAGTGCTAAACTGCATGTGGCTATCCCAAAATTCAAGCTGGATGCTGATATTAAACTTAAAgatattttaatcaaaatggGAATAGCTGATTTGTTTGACGCAAACGCTGCTGACTTTTCTGGAATATCGGGAGAGAAAGACCTTTTTGTGTCCAGTATATTCCACAAATCATTTATCGACGTCAACGAAGAAGGAAGTGAGGCTAATGCTGCAACAG GCTATGTATATGAAACGTATGGAATCCCTTCGGATCCGCCTGCACCATTTATTGCTGATCATCCTTTTTACTATTTCATCCGGGACAATGTAACAAAGTTGATCCTCTTTTCCGGTCGTTTGGCTCAACCCCCCCGCATCTAG